From a region of the Nyctibius grandis isolate bNycGra1 chromosome 10, bNycGra1.pri, whole genome shotgun sequence genome:
- the LRRN1 gene encoding leucine-rich repeat neuronal protein 1, with amino-acid sequence MAKVRVVLTVCQLVLELLMNSLTESSVQSNECPQLCVCEIRPWFTPQSTYREATTVDCNDLRLTKIPSNLSSDTQVLLLQSNNIAKTTDELQQLFNLTELDFSQNNFTSIKDVGLSNLTQLTTLHLEENQITEMTDYCLQDLCNLQELYINHNQISSISANAFSGLKNLLRLHLNSNKLKVIDSRWFDSTPNLEILMIGENPVIGILDMNFKPLSNLRSLVLAGMYLTEIPGNALVGLDSLESLSFYDNKLVKVPQLALEKVPNLKFLDLNKNPIHKIQEGDFKNMLRLKELGINNMGELVSVDRYALDNLPELTKLEATNNPKLSYIHRLAFRNVPALESLMLNNNALNAVYQKTVESLPNLREISIHSNPLRCDCVIHWINSNKTNIRFMEPLSMFCAMPPEYRGQQVKEVLIQDSNEQCLPMISHETFPSHLNLDVGMTVFLDCRAMAEPEPEIYWVTPLGNKVTVESLSDKYKLSSEGTLEISNIQVEDSGRYTCVAQNIEGADTRVATIRVNGTLLDGAQVLKIYVKQAESHSILVSWKVNSNVMTSNLKWSSATMKIDNPHITYTARVPVDVHEYNLTHLQPSTDYEVCLTVSNIHQQTQKSCVNVTTKTAAFALDISDQETSTALAAVMGSMFAVISLASISVYIAKRFKRKNYHHSLKKYMQKTSSIPLNELYPPLINLWEGDSEKDKDGSAETKPTQVDTSRSYYMW; translated from the coding sequence ATGGCCAAGGTTAGAGTTGTTTTAACTGTTTGCCAGTTGGTGCTAGAATTGTTAATGAATTCATTAACTGAGTCTTCCGTACAGAGTAACGAATGTCCACAGCTTTGTGTATGTGAAATCAGGCCATGGTTTACACCCCAGTCAACGTACAGGGAAGCCACAACAGTTGACTGCAATGACCTTCGATTAACAAAAATCCCCAGCAATCTTTCCAGTGACACTCAAGTCCTCCTGTTACAAAGCAACAACATTGCAAAGACCACAGATGAACTccaacagctgtttaatttaaCAGAATTggatttttctcaaaataacttCACAAGTATCAAAGATGTGGGGCTCTCAAATCTCACTCAACTTACTACTTTGCACCTGGAGGAAAACCAGATAACGGAGATGACTGACTACTGCTTGCAAGACCTTTGCAATCTTCAGGAGCTATACATAAATCACAACCAGatcagcagcatttctgcaaatGCATTCTCTGGCCTGAAGAATCTTTTGAGATTACATCTCAACTCCAACAAATTAAAGGTTATTGACAGCCGTTGGTTTGATTCTACGCCTAACTTAGAGATTCTCATGATTGGAGAAAATCCAGTGATTGGAATACTAGATATGAATTTCAAACCACTCTCAAATTTAAGGAGTCTAGTTTTGGCAGGTATGTATCTCACAGAAATTCCTGGCAATGCCTTGGTAGGCTTGGATAGCCTTGAAAGTCTTTCCTTCTATGACAACAAATTGGTAAAAGTTCCTCAGCTTGCACTTGAGAAAGTTCCAAATTTAAAATTCCTGGATCTCAACAAAAATCCGATTCATAAAATTCAAGAaggtgattttaaaaacatgctcAGATTGAAAGAGCTTGGAATCAATAATATGGGAGAACTCGTTTCTGTTGATAGGTATGCGCTGGACAACCTGCCTGAACTTACAAAGCTTGAAGCCACCAACAATCCAAAGCTGTCTTACATACATCGTTTGGCATTTCGCAACGTTCCTGCCCTGGAGAGCTTGATGCTGAACAACAACGCCTTGAACGCAGTCTACCAAAAGACGGTGGAATCCCTTCCAAACCTGCGTGAGATCAGTATCCACAGTAACCCGCTCAGGTGCGACTGTGTCATTCACTGGATCAActcaaacaaaaccaatatcCGTTTCATGGAACCTCTGTCCATGTTTTGCGCTATGCCTCCGGAATACAGAGGACAGCAGGTGAAGGAGGTGTTGATACAGGATTCAAATGAACAATGTCTTCCAATGATCTCTCACGAGACCTTTCCAAGTCACTTGAACTTGGACGTCGGCATGACAGTGTTTTTAGATTGTCGGGCCATGGCAGAACCTGAGCCAGAAATTTACTGGGTCACTCCTCTCGGCAATAAAGTAACTGTCGAAAGTCTCTCTGACAAATACAAGCTGAGCAGTGAAGGCACCTTGGAAATCTCTAACATCCAGGTTGAAGACTCGGGGAGGTACACCTGCGTTGCTCAAAACATAGAAGGGGCTGACACGAGGGTCGCTACTATCCGGGTGAACGGAACGCTTTTGGATGGTGCCCAGGTTCTGAAAATCTACGTCAAGCAAGCGGAATCGCATTCAATCTTAGTTTCTTGGAAAGTTAATTCCAACGTCATGACTTCCAATTTGAAATGGTCATCGGCCACTATGAAGATTGACAACCCTCACATTACGTACACTGCTAGAGTCCCGGTGGACGTCCACGAATATAATCTCACGCATTTACAACCATCTACAGATTACGAAGTGTGTCTAACGGTGTCCAACATCCATCAGCAAACACAGAAGTCCTGTGTTAACGTTACCACAAAAACCGCAGCTTTTGCACTAGATATTTCAGACCAAGAAACCAGCACTGCCCTCGCCGCAGTAATGGGATCCATGTTTGCTGTCATTAGCCTCGCCTCCATTTCTGTTTATATTGCAAAaagatttaagagaaaaaactACCATCACTCattgaaaaaatatatgcaaaagaCCTCTTCAATCCCACTGAACGAGCTCTACCCTCCACTTATTAATCTCTGGGAAGGTGACAGTGAAAAGGACAAGGATGGTTCTGCAGAGACCAAGCCAACCCAAGTCGACACATCCAGAAGCTATTACATGTGGTAA